In Phormidium ambiguum IAM M-71, one genomic interval encodes:
- a CDS encoding FGGY-family carbohydrate kinase, with the protein MKLYLGIDFGTSGARAIVIDSTGIIQAESQYLFTDLNDSLTTIWQQALFSLIAEIPEGIRGGICAIAINGTSSTVLLCDRTGNPINSPILYNDSRGAKVIDKLKEIAPPNHTVISATSSLAKLLWWQQNIPPLPRGARGVIYFLHQADWLAFLLHGNLGISDYHNALKLGYDVEKLSYPEWIENLEIPFQLPKVLTPGTAISEVTSEISETLGLRKDCVVCAGTTDSIAAFLASGAKLPGEASTSLGSTLVIKLLSNTRVDDAKYGIYSHKLGNLWLVGGASNTGGAVLKSFFSDAELENLSSQIDAEKPSNLDYYPLLKPGDRFPINDPNLPPKLEPRPENSVEFLHGLLESIARIEAKGYQLLKQLGATPLTCVYTAGGGAKNLTWTTIRERYLQVPILPPTHTQAAYGSAILATQGINK; encoded by the coding sequence ATGAAACTATACCTTGGCATCGATTTTGGTACTTCTGGCGCACGGGCAATAGTAATAGATTCAACAGGAATTATTCAAGCTGAATCGCAATATTTATTTACTGATTTAAACGATAGTTTAACAACTATTTGGCAACAAGCATTGTTTTCTTTAATTGCTGAAATACCCGAAGGAATTAGAGGGGGAATTTGCGCGATCGCCATTAACGGCACATCTTCAACGGTGTTGTTGTGCGATCGTACTGGCAACCCAATTAATTCACCTATTTTATACAACGATTCTAGAGGCGCAAAAGTAATCGATAAACTCAAAGAAATTGCACCACCAAATCATACAGTAATTAGCGCCACTTCTTCATTAGCAAAACTTTTATGGTGGCAACAAAACATCCCCCCCTTACCAAGGGGGGCTAGGGGGGTTATTTATTTTTTGCATCAAGCCGATTGGTTGGCTTTTTTATTACATGGAAATTTGGGAATTAGCGATTATCATAATGCTTTGAAACTTGGTTATGATGTAGAAAAACTTTCTTACCCTGAATGGATTGAAAATTTAGAAATACCTTTTCAATTGCCAAAAGTTCTTACTCCGGGAACTGCTATTTCAGAAGTTACATCGGAAATATCTGAAACTTTGGGATTAAGAAAAGATTGCGTTGTCTGTGCAGGTACAACTGATAGTATTGCGGCTTTTTTGGCTAGTGGGGCAAAATTGCCGGGGGAAGCCAGTACATCTTTAGGTTCTACCTTAGTAATTAAATTATTAAGTAATACTCGCGTTGATGATGCTAAATATGGAATTTATAGCCATAAATTAGGCAATTTGTGGTTAGTTGGTGGTGCGTCAAATACGGGAGGCGCAGTGTTAAAAAGTTTCTTTAGTGATGCAGAATTAGAAAATTTAAGCTCGCAAATTGATGCGGAAAAGCCAAGTAACCTTGATTATTATCCTTTGTTAAAACCAGGCGATCGCTTTCCGATCAATGACCCTAATTTACCACCCAAACTAGAACCGCGTCCTGAAAATTCTGTTGAATTTTTGCATGGTTTATTAGAAAGTATCGCCAGAATTGAAGCCAAGGGATATCAATTATTAAAGCAGTTAGGTGCAACTCCTTTAACTTGTGTTTATACTGCTGGTGGAGGTGCGAAAAATCTAACTTGGACAACTATTCGAGAACGTTATTTACAAGTTCCAATTTTACCACCGACGCATACACAAGCAGCTTATGGATCGGCAATTTTGGCGACACAAGGTATTAATAAATAA
- a CDS encoding carbohydrate ABC transporter permease codes for MTVITQERPTRERKISWKKILMPIAILLVLVFCLAPVLWQLLTSFKVNEDISAVPTVYFPTRFTLDHYKELFIRRPFWRYMFNSAFVSITSTFVALAIGAPAAYCLTRLRIWGKRTILAGILIVTLFPGILLFLGLLEIIQKLGLANNYLSLIIPYTAINLPLTILVLRSFFEQLPKDLEDAAKVDGYNTWQMLLKILLPMTVPALVTTGILTFIAAWNEFIFALTFMTQENMKTIPVAAAQLGGASVFEIPYGPIAAATVLGTLPLVLLVLFFQRKIVQGLTAGAVKG; via the coding sequence ATGACTGTAATTACTCAAGAAAGACCAACTAGGGAAAGAAAAATTAGCTGGAAAAAGATCTTAATGCCGATCGCCATTTTATTAGTTCTAGTTTTCTGTTTAGCACCTGTATTATGGCAATTGTTGACTTCTTTTAAAGTTAATGAAGACATTTCCGCTGTTCCGACAGTTTATTTTCCCACTCGCTTTACCCTCGATCATTACAAGGAATTATTCATCCGTCGTCCATTTTGGCGCTATATGTTTAATAGTGCTTTCGTATCAATTACTTCTACTTTTGTGGCGTTAGCTATTGGCGCACCTGCGGCATATTGTTTAACGAGGTTAAGAATTTGGGGTAAAAGAACTATTTTGGCCGGAATTTTAATAGTTACCTTATTTCCCGGAATTTTGTTGTTTTTGGGATTGCTAGAAATTATCCAAAAACTAGGATTAGCAAACAACTATTTGTCTTTAATTATTCCCTATACTGCAATTAATTTACCTCTGACAATTTTGGTATTACGTAGCTTTTTTGAGCAGCTACCAAAAGATTTGGAAGATGCTGCTAAAGTTGATGGTTATAATACCTGGCAAATGTTACTAAAAATTTTGCTACCAATGACGGTTCCAGCTTTAGTAACTACGGGAATTTTAACCTTTATTGCGGCTTGGAATGAGTTTATTTTTGCGCTAACTTTCATGACTCAGGAAAACATGAAAACTATTCCAGTTGCTGCCGCCCAATTAGGTGGGGCTTCAGTTTTTGAAATACCTTATGGGCCGATCGCAGCAGCAACAGTTTTGGGAACATTACCCTTAGTATTGTTGGTTTTGTTCTTCCAACGCAAGATTGTTCAAGGTTTAACTGCTGGTGCTGTCAAAGGATGA
- the puuE gene encoding allantoinase PuuE, which yields MTKQYPRDMVGYGRNTPDPKWPNQARVAVQFVINYEEGGENCILHGDHASEAFLSEIVGAVPLVGVRHINMESIYEYGSRSGFWRLHRIFTQRNIPVTVYGVAMALQRNPEAVAAMLEADWEIASHGYRWIDYQYFGEEAEREHLQKAIAIHTQVTGSRPLGWYTGRTSLNSRKLVVEEGGFLYDADSYADDLPYWNYEYGKPHLIVPYTLDNNDMRFATNQGFNSGEQFFTYLKDAFDLLYAEGETAPKMMSVGLHCRLVGRPGRAAALARFLDYVQQHEKVWLCRRIDIARHWHEHHQPKN from the coding sequence GTGACTAAGCAATATCCAAGGGATATGGTTGGCTATGGGCGGAATACTCCCGATCCGAAATGGCCGAATCAAGCGCGTGTGGCGGTGCAATTTGTGATTAATTATGAGGAAGGTGGGGAAAATTGCATTCTTCACGGCGATCATGCTTCGGAGGCGTTTCTATCAGAAATTGTGGGGGCTGTTCCTTTGGTAGGGGTGCGCCATATCAATATGGAATCGATTTATGAGTATGGTAGTCGATCGGGTTTTTGGCGGTTACATCGAATTTTTACGCAAAGAAATATTCCGGTAACTGTTTACGGGGTGGCAATGGCTTTGCAAAGAAATCCAGAAGCTGTTGCAGCGATGTTGGAGGCTGATTGGGAAATTGCTAGTCATGGTTATCGCTGGATTGATTATCAGTATTTTGGTGAGGAAGCGGAAAGGGAACATTTGCAAAAGGCGATCGCAATTCACACCCAAGTTACTGGTAGTCGTCCTCTGGGTTGGTACACTGGAAGAACTAGTTTAAACTCTCGTAAATTAGTAGTTGAAGAAGGCGGTTTTCTCTACGATGCTGATAGTTATGCAGATGATTTACCTTATTGGAATTATGAGTATGGGAAGCCACATTTGATCGTTCCTTACACTTTAGATAATAATGATATGCGTTTTGCAACTAACCAGGGTTTTAATTCTGGCGAGCAGTTTTTTACTTACTTAAAAGATGCTTTTGATCTGCTTTATGCTGAGGGCGAAACTGCACCAAAAATGATGAGTGTTGGGTTGCATTGTCGCTTGGTGGGAAGACCTGGACGTGCGGCTGCTTTGGCACGTTTTTTGGATTATGTACAGCAGCATGAAAAAGTTTGGTTGTGTCGTCGCATCGATATCGCCCGTCATTGGCATGAACATCATCAGCCGAAAAATTAA
- a CDS encoding carbohydrate ABC transporter permease → MAIDTIKRREQRTGWILIFPALLVLLFVYGYPIIRAFWLSLFTQNLGTELQPVFSGFDNYIRMAGDGRFWQSFWTTSVFTISAVLLELLLGLGIALVLNEAFRGRSLVRTAAIIPWALPTALIGLAWAWIFNDQFGIVNDILLRLGLIKTGINWLGEPTLALVSVIIADVWKTTPFISILLLAGLQSISPDLYEAHSIDGATPWQSFYKITLPLLMPQILIALLFRFAQSFGVFDLIAVMTGGGPGGATEVVSLYIYATVMRYLDFGYGSALVVVTFLLLILAVAIASLLLSKIRKRLSGVG, encoded by the coding sequence ATGGCGATCGATACGATTAAACGACGAGAACAACGCACGGGCTGGATATTAATTTTCCCCGCTTTATTAGTGTTGTTGTTTGTCTATGGATACCCAATTATTCGCGCTTTCTGGTTGAGTTTGTTTACCCAAAATTTGGGTACAGAATTACAACCTGTTTTCTCTGGTTTCGATAACTATATCCGCATGGCTGGAGATGGTCGTTTTTGGCAAAGTTTCTGGACTACTTCAGTTTTTACTATTTCGGCTGTCCTACTGGAATTATTATTAGGTTTGGGAATTGCCTTAGTTTTAAATGAAGCATTTCGCGGACGTTCTTTAGTTAGAACGGCGGCAATTATTCCTTGGGCTTTGCCTACAGCTTTGATTGGTTTAGCATGGGCGTGGATTTTTAACGATCAGTTTGGCATTGTTAATGATATTTTGTTACGTTTGGGTTTGATTAAAACCGGAATTAACTGGTTAGGAGAACCTACTTTAGCATTAGTTTCGGTAATTATTGCTGATGTTTGGAAAACTACTCCTTTTATTAGTATTTTACTTTTAGCTGGGTTGCAATCTATTTCTCCAGACCTTTATGAAGCACATTCTATTGATGGTGCAACTCCTTGGCAAAGCTTTTACAAAATCACTTTACCTTTGTTGATGCCGCAAATTTTAATTGCCCTATTATTTCGATTTGCTCAATCTTTTGGTGTGTTCGATTTAATCGCTGTTATGACTGGCGGTGGCCCCGGTGGGGCGACAGAAGTTGTGTCACTTTATATCTACGCAACGGTGATGCGTTATTTAGATTTTGGTTATGGTTCAGCTTTGGTTGTGGTGACATTTTTATTGCTGATTTTAGCAGTTGCGATCGCCAGTTTATTACTCAGTAAAATTCGCAAAAGATTGTCAGGAGTAGGTTAA
- a CDS encoding GAF domain-containing sensor histidine kinase: protein MISKHLKIVAPSHHQLYSESKEANQLQPTNISWATSKKAQVPLNNVAGLVYQFLLRKDGSLSFLILSPSFQEFFEMESAEMELETEILVSMIHSDDREDFHESILNSAKKLHSWRWVGRFILPSGKQKWIQWDAQPSLQANGNVFWNGLLVDVTSQHQLNEEVKRLSFLFGLTEHLQSTSNVEEIAKFALSYLVQSSNCTFGDIKEIVSQEANYQAYPLTNYVSAELLATFGEPRIAEMEAALYKGIPKGQGLLWQVVETGKPLFIEDYSSHPHAIHEFCHPAIRAIGIFPIPAIDGSVIGVITLSSENFQNIQGYHQQELLLAACRILGVRLEKAKDKERLARANANLELTFQNLQEQTEQLKKALFDLQQAQVLLVQNEKMFSLGQMVAGIAHEINNPISFIQGNITHAKEYFGNLLSLLQVYQQHYPEPVPAVQLAIEETELEFLSQDLPKLISSMETGAQRINEIINSLRNFSRLDEAEIKLADIHEGIDNTLLILNNRLRSHSGKPKIQVIKEYGELPLVECYAGKLNQVFMNIISNAIDALENESEQDVETQINRSKYLHCHYPFSTTTKQLPTIYIRTQVIENSSVQIQILDNGSGIPPSLHARIFDPFFTTKPVGKGTGLGLSISRRVILEHGGSLKCNSAPQQGTEFIIEIPLQQKPSSH, encoded by the coding sequence ATGATCTCCAAACACTTGAAGATTGTTGCGCCTTCGCATCATCAGCTATATTCTGAAAGCAAAGAAGCAAATCAACTACAGCCTACCAACATTTCTTGGGCAACTTCCAAGAAAGCGCAAGTTCCACTGAATAACGTCGCAGGGTTAGTTTATCAATTTTTACTTCGTAAAGATGGTTCTCTGAGTTTTCTAATTCTTAGTCCAAGCTTTCAGGAATTCTTTGAGATGGAATCAGCAGAGATGGAATTAGAGACAGAAATTCTGGTGTCCATGATTCATTCTGACGATCGAGAAGATTTTCATGAATCCATATTAAATTCTGCTAAAAAATTGCATTCGTGGAGATGGGTAGGAAGGTTTATTTTGCCTTCAGGAAAACAGAAATGGATTCAATGGGATGCCCAACCTTCATTACAAGCTAACGGCAATGTTTTTTGGAATGGATTATTAGTAGATGTTACCAGTCAGCATCAATTGAACGAAGAAGTAAAAAGGCTCTCCTTTTTATTTGGTTTAACTGAACACTTACAAAGTACTAGTAATGTAGAGGAAATTGCCAAGTTTGCACTCAGTTACCTAGTACAATCCAGCAATTGTACTTTCGGTGATATCAAAGAAATTGTTAGTCAGGAAGCAAACTATCAAGCTTATCCTTTAACAAATTACGTTTCGGCTGAACTTTTAGCTACCTTTGGCGAACCAAGAATTGCAGAAATGGAAGCAGCTTTATATAAGGGAATTCCCAAAGGTCAAGGATTACTTTGGCAAGTTGTAGAAACAGGCAAACCTCTGTTTATTGAAGATTATTCCAGTCATCCTCATGCTATTCACGAATTTTGTCATCCGGCAATTCGTGCTATTGGTATTTTTCCGATTCCGGCAATAGATGGTAGCGTTATCGGTGTAATCACTCTATCATCAGAGAATTTTCAAAATATTCAAGGCTATCATCAACAAGAATTATTGCTAGCAGCTTGCCGGATTTTGGGAGTTCGCTTGGAAAAAGCTAAAGATAAAGAAAGATTGGCGCGTGCTAATGCAAATTTAGAGTTAACTTTCCAGAATTTGCAAGAGCAAACAGAGCAATTAAAAAAAGCTTTATTCGATCTCCAACAGGCGCAGGTTTTACTAGTGCAAAATGAAAAAATGTTTAGCTTAGGTCAAATGGTGGCGGGAATTGCCCATGAAATTAATAATCCAATAAGTTTCATTCAAGGCAATATCACTCATGCAAAGGAATATTTTGGTAATCTTTTATCTCTGTTACAAGTTTATCAACAGCATTATCCAGAACCAGTACCAGCAGTGCAATTAGCAATAGAAGAAACTGAGTTAGAATTTTTATCTCAAGACTTGCCAAAGTTAATATCTTCTATGGAAACAGGGGCACAGCGAATTAATGAAATCATCAATTCTTTGCGTAACTTTTCTCGCTTAGATGAAGCGGAAATAAAGCTAGCAGATATTCACGAAGGAATTGATAATACATTATTAATTTTAAATAATCGATTGCGATCGCACTCAGGTAAGCCGAAAATTCAAGTAATCAAAGAATATGGAGAGTTACCCCTAGTTGAGTGTTATGCTGGAAAACTGAATCAAGTATTTATGAATATTATTAGTAATGCGATCGATGCCCTAGAAAATGAGTCAGAGCAAGATGTCGAAACTCAAATAAATCGCTCAAAATATCTCCACTGTCATTATCCATTTTCAACAACTACCAAGCAATTACCAACTATTTATATTCGCACTCAAGTAATCGAAAATTCATCGGTTCAGATTCAAATCTTAGATAATGGTTCAGGTATTCCACCATCCCTTCATGCGCGAATTTTTGACCCTTTTTTTACTACAAAACCTGTAGGGAAAGGAACAGGTTTAGGATTATCAATTTCTCGTAGAGTGATTCTGGAACATGGAGGTAGTTTAAAGTGCAATTCTGCACCACAACAAGGTACAGAATTTATCATTGAAATACCTTTGCAACAAAAACCCAGTTCTCATTAA
- a CDS encoding DUF4327 family protein — protein MITSKLHYSIDTIKEEARELVKKGRVSPQQPIYTLCQYIRPSEWVCVEYELEDCGYLLRDRICDLMGCEEWKND, from the coding sequence ATGATTACCTCTAAGTTGCATTATTCAATAGACACGATCAAAGAAGAAGCACGAGAACTCGTTAAGAAAGGTAGAGTTAGTCCTCAGCAACCAATTTATACTCTTTGTCAATATATTCGTCCTAGCGAATGGGTTTGTGTAGAATACGAATTAGAAGATTGTGGTTATCTACTGCGCGATCGCATTTGCGATTTGATGGGTTGCGAAGAATGGAAGAACGATTAA
- a CDS encoding ABC transporter substrate-binding protein, which translates to MVYRQPLNRLKKFFQKLGFWRSIGFFTALFLSIILITKIAIAQQPVTLNLLMTAPDADPWRQGMIADFERKNPRIRINIIEGPNATNLIEDLYTSAFILGDSPYDLVNMDVIWTSKFAAAGWLLDLSDRITPQELAVFSPKDVEGGSYQGKLYRIPLRSDAGMLYYRKDLLDQAKLKPPETFEQLMNISKYLQRNDKAKWGYIWQGRQYEGLVAMFLEVLEGYGGFWVNPETLEVGLDRPETLKAIAFLKDTIKQGISPPGVTTYQEEETRRLFQSGQAVFLRSWPYVWPLANQKTSQINGKIGIKPMVHAPGQSSAACLGGWGLGIAKSTKHPKEAWQAIKYFSSREAQRQFILKAGYVPSRRELFTDPEIVAKYPHFPQLLEVVDRAVLRPPIAQYAQASDILQRYLSGALTGRMSPENAMQSAAEETRRLLKAGQGKKAA; encoded by the coding sequence ATGGTTTACCGTCAACCACTAAATCGACTGAAAAAGTTTTTTCAAAAACTGGGTTTTTGGCGTAGTATTGGATTTTTTACTGCTCTTTTTTTAAGCATTATTTTAATTACTAAGATAGCGATCGCCCAACAGCCAGTCACTCTTAATTTGTTGATGACTGCGCCTGATGCTGACCCTTGGCGACAGGGGATGATTGCAGATTTTGAGCGAAAAAATCCCAGAATTCGCATCAATATTATTGAAGGGCCAAATGCCACAAATTTAATTGAAGACTTGTATACTTCGGCTTTTATTTTAGGTGATTCTCCTTATGATTTAGTCAATATGGATGTGATTTGGACATCCAAATTTGCGGCGGCTGGGTGGTTGTTAGACCTTAGCGATCGCATTACTCCTCAAGAATTAGCAGTTTTTTCGCCTAAAGATGTTGAAGGTGGAAGTTACCAAGGGAAATTGTATCGAATTCCGCTACGTTCTGATGCGGGAATGCTTTATTATCGCAAAGATTTACTCGATCAAGCAAAATTAAAACCGCCAGAAACTTTTGAGCAATTAATGAATATTTCCAAGTATTTACAAAGGAATGATAAAGCTAAATGGGGTTACATTTGGCAGGGTCGCCAATATGAAGGATTGGTAGCAATGTTTCTCGAAGTTTTAGAAGGTTATGGTGGTTTTTGGGTGAATCCTGAAACTTTGGAAGTGGGATTAGATAGACCGGAAACATTAAAAGCGATCGCCTTTTTAAAAGACACAATTAAACAAGGCATTTCCCCACCAGGAGTAACAACTTATCAAGAAGAAGAAACAAGAAGACTTTTCCAAAGCGGTCAAGCTGTATTCTTAAGAAGTTGGCCTTATGTTTGGCCTTTAGCTAATCAAAAAACATCCCAAATTAACGGAAAAATTGGCATTAAACCAATGGTTCATGCACCTGGTCAAAGTTCGGCTGCTTGCTTAGGAGGCTGGGGTTTAGGGATTGCTAAATCTACTAAACATCCTAAAGAAGCTTGGCAAGCTATTAAGTATTTCAGCAGTCGAGAAGCGCAGCGGCAATTTATTTTAAAAGCTGGCTATGTACCTAGCCGTAGAGAGTTATTTACTGACCCCGAAATTGTGGCGAAATATCCCCATTTTCCTCAATTACTTGAAGTAGTCGATCGAGCAGTCTTACGCCCACCAATTGCTCAATATGCCCAAGCATCAGATATTTTACAACGTTATCTTAGCGGTGCTTTAACTGGTCGGATGTCCCCTGAAAATGCCATGCAATCTGCGGCTGAAGAAACTCGACGATTACTCAAGGCTGGTCAAGGGAAAAAAGCAGCCTAA
- the pcrA gene encoding DNA helicase PcrA: MKTISDFLSHLNPSQRRAVEHHCGSLLVVAGAGSGKTRALTYRIANLILKHKIDPENILAVTFTNKAAREMKERIEKLFAEQIVEKTTGKSFASLSPEEQTSWRSRIYKEYIKPIWVGTFHSLCARILRYDIEKYQDPKGRKWSRNFSIFDESDTRSLVKEIVTKQLNLDEKKFDPSSVRYAISNAKNLGLSPQEFERDQPNFRGRVIADVYSRYQDALAENNALDFDDLIAVPVRLFEQNESVLGYWHRRFQHILVDEYQDTNRIQYDLIRLLVTNGESPKKFNDWSSRSVFVVGDVDQAIYSFRMADFRILLEFQEDFGDGLPDEKTQTMVKLEENYRSRENILQAANQLIENNTQRIDKILRATRGEGEPIFLHRAENELEEADFVLQQIRQLERQNNDFNLGDFAILYRTNAQSRPFEDVLLRSGIPYTMVGGLKFYDRKEIKDSLAYLRLIVNPDDGVSLLRVINTPRRGIGKTTIDNLVNAARELSIPLWEIISDEVSVNNLAGRAAKSINNFCQLIQKWQTQLEVLPASQIVQGIMEDSGYIDDLKKQGTDEAQDRLQNVVELFNAVKQFEEENDEPSLGNFLENASLSSDLDNLEDGEKAVSLMTLHSAKGLEFPVVFLVGMEQGLLPHTRSLDDPEGLEEERRLCYVGITRAQERLYLTCARERRLWGERAPAISSQFLKELPKELVSSKVDIGVRSNRTNLTSKSQIEKPKTKSNNTSTTTGQGWKKGDRVVHKTFGVGEISHVFGTGNKLCLAIKFPSVGQKIIDPKIATLQKVL; encoded by the coding sequence ATGAAGACAATTTCTGATTTTCTTAGCCATCTTAACCCTAGTCAACGTCGCGCAGTTGAACATCACTGCGGTTCTCTGTTAGTTGTTGCTGGTGCAGGTTCCGGTAAAACTAGAGCTTTGACTTATCGCATTGCCAACCTCATCCTTAAGCATAAAATCGATCCAGAAAATATCCTCGCTGTCACTTTTACTAATAAAGCAGCGCGAGAAATGAAGGAACGGATTGAAAAGTTGTTTGCTGAACAAATAGTAGAAAAAACTACTGGAAAAAGTTTTGCCTCTTTGTCTCCAGAGGAACAGACAAGTTGGCGATCGCGCATTTACAAAGAATACATTAAACCTATCTGGGTAGGCACTTTTCACAGTCTTTGCGCTCGTATTTTAAGATACGATATAGAAAAATATCAAGATCCAAAAGGTCGGAAGTGGAGTCGCAACTTTTCTATATTTGATGAATCTGATACCAGAAGTTTGGTTAAAGAAATTGTTACTAAACAACTTAATTTAGATGAGAAAAAATTCGATCCTAGTTCGGTTCGTTATGCAATAAGTAATGCCAAAAACCTGGGTTTATCTCCCCAAGAGTTTGAACGAGATCAACCAAATTTTCGCGGCAGAGTAATTGCTGATGTTTACAGTCGCTATCAAGATGCTTTAGCGGAAAATAATGCTTTAGATTTTGACGATCTAATTGCGGTTCCGGTGCGGCTTTTTGAACAAAATGAATCAGTTTTAGGTTATTGGCATCGTCGGTTTCAACATATTTTAGTTGATGAATATCAGGATACTAACCGAATTCAGTATGATTTAATTCGATTGTTAGTTACTAATGGAGAAAGCCCGAAAAAGTTTAATGATTGGTCAAGTCGATCGGTTTTTGTTGTGGGTGATGTAGACCAAGCAATCTACTCTTTCCGCATGGCAGATTTTCGGATTCTGCTGGAATTTCAAGAAGACTTTGGCGATGGTTTACCCGATGAAAAAACTCAGACAATGGTGAAATTGGAAGAGAATTATCGTTCTAGGGAAAACATTTTACAAGCAGCAAATCAGTTAATTGAAAATAACACGCAACGGATAGATAAAATATTGCGTGCTACTCGCGGCGAAGGCGAACCAATTTTCCTACATCGTGCAGAAAATGAACTTGAAGAAGCAGATTTTGTCTTGCAACAAATTCGTCAATTAGAACGCCAAAATAACGACTTTAATTTGGGTGATTTTGCGATTCTCTACCGCACTAACGCTCAATCTCGTCCGTTTGAAGATGTGTTGTTGCGATCGGGAATTCCCTACACAATGGTCGGCGGGTTAAAGTTTTACGATCGCAAAGAAATCAAAGATTCTTTGGCATATTTGCGTTTAATTGTTAATCCTGATGACGGTGTTAGTTTGTTGCGTGTAATTAATACTCCCCGGCGTGGTATTGGCAAAACTACGATCGATAATTTAGTGAATGCAGCTAGGGAATTAAGCATACCTTTGTGGGAAATTATCAGCGATGAAGTATCAGTAAATAACCTAGCTGGACGTGCAGCAAAATCAATTAATAATTTTTGCCAATTAATTCAAAAATGGCAAACTCAATTAGAAGTTTTACCAGCTTCGCAAATTGTCCAAGGAATTATGGAAGATTCCGGTTATATTGATGATTTGAAAAAGCAAGGAACTGATGAAGCGCAAGATCGCTTACAAAACGTCGTTGAATTGTTTAACGCCGTCAAGCAGTTTGAAGAAGAAAATGATGAACCTAGCTTAGGTAATTTCTTAGAAAATGCTTCTTTATCTTCAGATTTAGATAATTTAGAAGATGGAGAAAAAGCAGTTTCTTTAATGACTTTGCACTCGGCTAAAGGGTTGGAATTTCCTGTTGTATTTTTAGTCGGAATGGAACAAGGTTTATTACCTCATACTCGCAGTTTAGACGATCCCGAAGGATTAGAAGAAGAACGACGTTTGTGTTATGTTGGTATTACTCGCGCACAGGAAAGATTGTATCTTACTTGTGCTAGAGAAAGGCGCTTATGGGGTGAACGCGCACCAGCTATTAGTTCGCAATTTTTGAAAGAATTACCCAAAGAACTAGTGAGTAGTAAAGTAGATATTGGTGTTCGCAGTAATCGGACAAATTTGACTAGTAAATCTCAAATAGAGAAACCTAAAACCAAGAGTAATAACACTTCTACGACTACCGGACAAGGGTGGAAAAAAGGCGATCGCGTAGTTCATAAAACCTTCGGTGTAGGAGAAATTAGTCATGTTTTTGGAACGGGAAACAAACTTTGTTTAGCAATTAAGTTTCCCAGTGTTGGACAGAAAATTATAGATCCGAAAATTGCCACATTGCAAAAAGTCTTGTAA